DNA sequence from the Paenibacillus physcomitrellae genome:
GTCCTGACAAGCATGCCAGCATTACGATTCCTGAAGGCTGGGCCCAGGATGCCGGGCTGGCTTCGGGCGCCGATATTCAAGCCTCTCACCCATCGACCGAAGATTATATTGTGGTGCTCAGGGAGGACCGTTCCGATTTCTCCCAGAATACAACGATCAACGATTATTCCAAGCTGGTGAGCGATAATATGAAGCAGGCGATTCAAAACGCCAAACAAGAGCCAGCCGAGCGGATAACGATCGGCGGTTTAAATGCACTTCAGTATGTAATCACCGGCGAGGTTGACAAAGTCAAAATCAGTTATCTGGTGACGCTGATAGCCTCAGAGGACCATTTTACTCAGGTATTGATGTGGACCCGGGCCGATATGTTTGCCGATAAAAAACAAAATTATCTCTACATCGTGAACACCTTCCGGGAAATGTAGACGGAGTCCTATCTGCTTGGATGGATGGCAAAGCAGGATGGAAGCATGTAGAATAAGAGAAAGAATTTCTTCTATAAATAGTCTTCAAAAAATATAGCAGCCTTCCCGCTGCCTGAGGAGGCAAGGTCACCCATGAGCTTTACTCTACAGATCGGCGAATCCGCCCCGGATTTCTATCTCAAAGGAACGGACGGAAATCACTATTCGCTAGGAAGTTTTGAAGCATCCCGTTTTCTGGTTGTTTTCTTCACCTGCAACCACTGCCCTTTTGTCTTGGGCTCTGATGAAATTACTCGTCAGACCGCGGATAAATTCACGAAGGACGGGGTAACTTTTATTGGAATCAACGCCAACAGCGAGCAAACCAACCCGAAGGATTCCTTCGACTATATGGTGGCCAGAATGGAAGACAATCGCTTCCCCTGGATCTATCTGCGCGATGAAACGCAGGAAACAGCTAAAGCCTACGGCGCTTTGCGGACGCCTCATTTCTTTGTGCTGGATGAGGATCGCAAGCTCGTTTATACAGGGCGCGGCATCGACAATCCGCGAAATCCGGAGAAAATGACCGTCAACGATCTTGAGCGGGCGCTCTCAGAGATTGTAGCCGGACAAGCCATCAGCGTTCCCTTAACCAACCCGATTGGCTGTAACGTGAAATGGAACGGCCAGGATGCGCATTGGATGCCGGCGGAAGCCTGCGATCTGGTATAGTTTGTTCATATATAAAATAAGGAGGAATTAACATGTCCGATCTTTACGATATTCAAGTAAAATCCATTGAAGGTGAAGCCACCACTCTTCAGCCTTTCGCAGGACAAGTTCTGCTGATCGTCAATACAGCCAGCGCCTGCGGATTAACGCCACAATATAAAGGTCTGCAGTCGCTGTATGAAACTTATAAAGATAAAGGTTTTATGGTGCTTGGCTTCCCCTGCAACCAGTTTGCCGGACAAGAGCCTGGAACCGAAGCCGAAATCAAACAATTTTGCGAGCTGAATTATCAGGTCAGCTTCCCGATGTTCGCCAAAGTTGAAGTGAACGGCGACAATACCCATCCGCTGTACAAATATCTTAAAGAAAATGCCCCTAAAGAAGAGCCGACCGGTGATATTGAATGGAATTTTGCCAAGTTTCTGGTTGACCGTACCGGGCAGGTCGTTAAACGTTACAGCTCCAGAACCGAACCTGCGGCGATTGAAGCCGATTTGCCTGAGCTGCTTGGCGAATAGTCTCCTCCCTCATATCGAACTGTAAGGTTCAAACAAAACGGTTCAAACAAAAAATCCGCGTTCTGCTTATTTGCTGCAGACGCGGATTTTGTTTTGGTTAATTCTTCATTTTCGGATCCATGGCATCGCGCAGCCCGTCTCCCATCAGGTTAAAGCCCAATACGGTAAGCATGATGGATACCCCGGGAAAAATCACCGTCCACGGCGCAATTTGAATGAACTGGCGGGAATCCGACAACATCTTCCCCCACTCCGGTGCCGGAGGCTGGGCCCCCAATCCAAGAAAACCCAAAGCTGCTGCTTCAATAATGGCCGTTGCGATCCCCAAAGTCCCCTGCACGATGATCGGGGTCAGGCTGTTAGGAAGGATATGATGCCACAGAATACCTCCGTTTTTCATGCCGATCGATCTGGCGGCGGTTATATATTCTTCATTTTTCAGACTAAGCACTTTAGCCCTGACCAACCGGCCGTAAACCGGAATGTTGACGATCGCGATCGCCACCAGCGCATTCTGTAGGGAGGGTCCAAGCACGGCCACAATCGCAATGGCCAGCAGCATGCTCGGGAACGCCAGCAAAATATCGAACAGACGTGAGATCAGCATGTCCATCCACTTCCCATAGAAGCCGGCCAGGGTCCCAAGCAGAGTCCCCAAAATAATCGAACCGATCACGGAGGAGAATCCGACCCAAAGCGAAATTCGTGCCCCGTAAATCACCCGGCTGAATAAATCCCTTCCCAAATCATCCGTTCCAAACCAATGCCGGGATGACGGGGCTTTAAGCCGGTCCATCAGCTGCTGTTCCTTGAAATCATAGGGTGCGATTAACGGTGCACAGATAGCTATCAAAATAAACAAAACAATTATCGAAAGACCTAACATCGCCAGCTTGTTCCTTCGAAAAGACTGCCAGATCTCCTTAACGGGTCCTTCTGTCCTGGAGGGAATGGCCGGCGGTGTTCCTCCGGTTGCCTTCACTGCTGCATCTGCCATGCTCATCCCTCCTTAACGATATTTGATCCGGCGGTCAATCGCCGCATACAGAAGATCAACAATAAGATTAATCAGAACAAACAGAAAGGCAATAATCAGGATGCCGGATTGAATGACCGGGTAATCCCGATAACTGATCGCATCATAAAGGTAACGGCCTACGCCGGGCCAGGCGAAGATCGTTTCCGTCAGCACGGCACCGCCGAGGAGCGAACCGGTCTGCAGGCCAACAACG
Encoded proteins:
- a CDS encoding thioredoxin family protein, whose translation is MSFTLQIGESAPDFYLKGTDGNHYSLGSFEASRFLVVFFTCNHCPFVLGSDEITRQTADKFTKDGVTFIGINANSEQTNPKDSFDYMVARMEDNRFPWIYLRDETQETAKAYGALRTPHFFVLDEDRKLVYTGRGIDNPRNPEKMTVNDLERALSEIVAGQAISVPLTNPIGCNVKWNGQDAHWMPAEACDLV
- a CDS encoding glutathione peroxidase, encoding MSDLYDIQVKSIEGEATTLQPFAGQVLLIVNTASACGLTPQYKGLQSLYETYKDKGFMVLGFPCNQFAGQEPGTEAEIKQFCELNYQVSFPMFAKVEVNGDNTHPLYKYLKENAPKEEPTGDIEWNFAKFLVDRTGQVVKRYSSRTEPAAIEADLPELLGE
- a CDS encoding ABC transporter permease, with protein sequence MADAAVKATGGTPPAIPSRTEGPVKEIWQSFRRNKLAMLGLSIIVLFILIAICAPLIAPYDFKEQQLMDRLKAPSSRHWFGTDDLGRDLFSRVIYGARISLWVGFSSVIGSIILGTLLGTLAGFYGKWMDMLISRLFDILLAFPSMLLAIAIVAVLGPSLQNALVAIAIVNIPVYGRLVRAKVLSLKNEEYITAARSIGMKNGGILWHHILPNSLTPIIVQGTLGIATAIIEAAALGFLGLGAQPPAPEWGKMLSDSRQFIQIAPWTVIFPGVSIMLTVLGFNLMGDGLRDAMDPKMKN